The genomic region CGACGAGGACCGCCATCACCAGGAGCCTGATGAGCATGATGCGGTTGAGGTCGAAGCCCGTGCCCTCGAAGAAGGCGATCGGCGGGAAGAACTCCTCGAGCGTAGGAGCGTGGAACCCCTCACCCGAGTCTTCAGCGGCGAGGGTGATGATGCTGGGTGCAGCGGTGGCTAACAGCGCTATCTCCTGTTTCGGGGCGTGGAGCGCGAGCTCTCGCGGCGACGAACGGATGGGGTGAGAAGACGCCGGCGTGAGGTGGATCTGGGCACGGCCCGACGGGAATCGTCTCGACAGAGACTATCAACAATGAGGGTGCCCTGACTAATCGCGTCCCCCCTGCTGACGGGTCGTCTGCGCTCGGCTAGCGGCCGGGCAGCTGCGCGTCGCTGACGTAGCCGACGCGGGCCTTCGTGATCACGATCATGTCCATCACGAGGGCGCCCACGACGCCGACGATCACCGTCACGAAGAGCACGACCAGGTTGATCCACGGCTGCTCCTTGAGCACCATCGCGACCGCGAGGAAGACCACGAACTTGAGGAGCCACGCGCCGAGCACGACCGAGAAGAACAGCGTCGGGTAGATCGGCGAGGACTGGAAGCGGTTGGCGAAGAGGATGCTGCCCGCCGTGAGCCCGAGGAAGACGAGGGCCATGGCGCTGCCGATCACGGCGCTGAGGAGGCCGCGTCCGCCGTCGACCGCGAAGCCGACGATGCCGCCGACCACCGCGATGGCGAGGGCGAGGATCGCTCCCCCGATGAGGATGCGCGTGAAGACGTCCTTCTTCGCGGGGCGCTCCGTCGGGGCGGGTGCGCTCGGGCTGTCGGTCATGTCGTCTCCTTGGTGGTCCCCGGGTGCGGGGCGTCGGTGGGGCGGGTCGCGATGGATCCCGTGGCGAGCTCGGCGTGCTCGCGCTCCACGGCCTCGAGCTCCGACTCCGTGAGGCGCGCGAGCGGCCGGTCCACGGCGGCCTCGTCGAGCGGGTCGTACGCGGCGGCGTCCTCCGACTCCGCGTCGGCGGGGACGAGCTGCGCGGCGGCCTCGAGGCGCTTGCGGCGGCTGAGCGGGGCGAGCGTGACGACGGCGCAGGCGACCATGCCGACCGCGATGAAGGCGACGCCCCACGCGTACGGCTGCACGACGAACATCAGCAGGCAGCCGACGGACACGACGCCCGTCCACGCGTAGAAGATCAGCGTCGCGTGCAGGCGCGAGTGGCCCATGTCGAGCAGGCGGTGGTGCAGGTGCTTGCGGTCGGCGCTGAACGGCGACTTGCCCGCCTTCAGCCGCCGGAAGACCGCGAGGGCGAAGTCGAGCAGCGGGACGATGAGGATCGCGAAGGGCAGGAGGATCGGCAGGAACGCGGGCAGCAGCTGCGAGCGGCCGAAGGTCTCCGGGTTCGGGTCGATCTCGCCCGTGACGGCGATGGCGCTGGTGGCCATGAGGAGGCCGACGAGCAGCGCTCCCGCGTCGCCCATGAACAGCTTCGCGGGGTGCCAGTTGAACGGGAGGAAGCCGAGGCACGCGCCGATGAGGATCGCGCTGATGAGCGACGCGAGGTTGAAGCGCTCGGTCTGGCCGGTGGCCGTGTCCGAGAGCAGGAAGCTGTAGAGGAAGAAGGCGCCGTTCGCGATGATGGCGACGCCCGCGACGAGCCCGTCGAGGCCGTCGATGAAGTTGACGGCGTTCATCACGAGGACGATCGCGAAGATCGTCAGCATGATGGACATCTGCGAGGAGCCGACCGTGAGGCCGCCGATGGGCAGGGACGAGATGGCGACCCCCTGCCAGGCGAGGAGGCCCGCGGCGAGGATCTGGCCGGCGAGCTTGATCATCCAGTCGAGGTCGTAGATGTCGTCGAGCACGCCGATGACCACGATCATGAGCGCGGCGCCGAGGATCGCGAACACGGGGCCCGGCCGGTCGAAGACGAGGCTGAACCACGACACCTGCGACGCCACGGCGAACGCGACGAGGATGCCCGCGAACATGGCCACGCCGCCGAGCCGGGGCGTGGGGCGCGTGTGCACGTCGCGCGCGCGGATGGCCGGGTAGAGCCGGTAGCGGTAGCCGAGCTTCATGACGACCATCGACAGGACGAGCGTGATGACCGCCGAGACGACCGCCATGGCGGCGTAGTAGGTCACCGGGGGTGCGCGGGCGGATCCGCGGGGGGCTCGGTCGCGGCCGGGTCGGCGGGCGCGGGGTCGGCCGGCTCGACGAACTCGGGGTACGTCGGGCCGGCGTCGGTCGTCGGCTCGGGAGCCGTCGCGTCGGCGGCCGGAGTCGCGGCGGCCGGAGTCGCGGCGGACGGGGTCGCGGCGGCCGGATCCGCGGATCCGTCGACGCGCTCGGCGCCGCTCGCCGTGCCGCGCGGGGCCTCGGGCTCGTCGGGGACGGGCTGCTCCTCCGGCTCCGCGGGCGCGGCGACGACGGGCTCGAGCTCGTCGCCGATGAGCTGCTGGATCTGCGCGCGCGTGACGGCGCCCTCGCGCACGATGCGGACGCGGCCGCCCGCCTGCGTGACGCGCGAGGCGTCGACGATGGTGGAGGCGGCTCCCCCGGCGGCGCCGCCGTCGAGGAAGACGTCGACGGACTCGCCCAGCTGGTCGACGGCCTCCTGCGCGGTCGCGGCGGCGGGCCGACCCGTCTTGTTCGCGGACGAGACGGCGAGCGGGCCGGTCTCCGCGAGGAGCTCGAGCGCGTAGGAGTTCGCGGGCATGCGGAGCGCCACGGTGCCGCGGGTCTCGCCGAGGTCCCAGACGAGCGAGGGCTGCGCCACGAGGATCACCGTGAGGCCGCCCGGCCAGAACTCGTCCACCAGGCGGCGGACGACGTCGGGCACGAAGTCGGCGAGGGCGTCGAGCGTGGACTGCCCGGGGATGAGGACGGGCGGAGGGGCGTCGCGCCCGCGGCCCTTCGCGTCGAGCAGGCGCTGGACGGCGTCGGGGTTGAAGGCGTCGGCCGCGATGCCGTAGACGGTGTCCGTGGGGATGACGACGACCTCGCCGCGGCCCACCGCCTGTCGGGCGAGTCTCATGCCGGTGAGGAGGTCGGTGTCGACTGAGCAGTCGTAAATGCGCGCCATGTCGTCGCTCATCGTAGCCGAGCGGACGCCGTCGGCCCTGAGGGGAGCATCCGCGTGGCGCCCGCGCCCGCATACTGGGCGTGATGACCTCCGCGCCCTCCTCCCCCGCGCCCGACGCGCTCCTGTTCGTGTTCGACATGGACGACGTGCTGTACGACCACGACTGGCGGGGGCCCGCCGACCGCATCACCGCCGCGACCGGGCACGACCTGCCGGAGCTGCGGCGCCGCTGGTACAACGACGAGGGCGAGTGGGCCGCCGAGGCCGGCCGCTTCGACGCCGACTCCTACCTCCCCGCGTTCTGCGCCGCGGTGGGCGTCGCGATGGACGAGGACGAGTGGGTGCGCCGCCGCCGCGCGTCGATGGTCGTCCGGCCGTCCGCGCTCGAGGCCGTGGCGCGGGCGCGCGAGGCCGGCCGGATCACCCTGCTGACGAACAACAACGCGCTCGCCGCCCGCCACCTCCCGGAGCTCGCGCCGGAGCTCGTGCCGCTGTTCGGCGTCGAGCACCTGCGGACGTCGAGCGGGTACGGGGCGCGCAAGCCCGATCCGGCCGTGTTCCGCGGGGTGCTCGCCGCGTACGGGCACCCGGCCGAGCGGACCTTCTTCGCGGACGACCGGGCGGACAACGTCGCGTCGGCGCGCTCGCTCGGCATCACCGGGCACCACGTGCGCGGCGACGGGGACCTGCTTCCGGCGGTCGAGGCGTTCATCCGGGCGCAGGCGCAGGCGGGCTGAGCCGCGCCGTCGGTCGCGCCGGAGCGAGCGGATCCGCGTCAGCACAGCGCGGTCGTCGCGCGGTCACGGCGGGTGAGGTCCTGGTGCGTCACGGTCGCGCGCCAGCCGTCGGCGTCGAGCAGGGCGCGGATCGCGTCGCCCTGCATCTCGCCGTGCTCGATCACGAGCGCGCCGCCCGCGTGGAGCAGCCGCCGCGCGGTCGTCGAGACGAGGCGCACGACGTCGAGGCCGTCGGCGCCGCCGTAGAGCGCGAGCGCGGGATCGTGCAGCCGCACCTCGGGGTCGCGCGGCACGGCGTCGACCGGGATGTAGGGCGGGTTCGAGACGACCACCGATACCGTGCCGTCGAGCTCGGGGAACGCGTCGGCGAGGTCGCCGAGCACGAGGTGCACGCGGGGCGCGAGGCGCTCCACGTTGCGGGCCGTCCAGGCGTGCGCGTCGGGCGACACCTCGATCGCGTGCACGCGGGCGTGCGGGACCTCGGTGGCGAGCGCGAGGGCCAGGGCGCCGGATCCCGTGCCGAGGTCGACCGCGACGGGCGCGTCCCCGGGCGCGGCGGAGAGCGCGTCGATGGCGAGCTGCGCCACGTGCTCCGTCTCGGGCCGCGGCACGAACACCCCGGGGCCGACGAGGAGCTCGAGCGAGCGGAAGTGCGCGACGCCCGTGATGTGCTGCAGCGGCTCGCGGCGGGCGCGGCGGGCGGTCAGCTCGAGGACGCGGGCGGCGTCCCCGGCGTCGACGGCCGCGCGCGTGATGGCGCGCGACTGCACCTGCCCGCGCGAGAGCCCGAGGACGTGGCCCACGAGCAGCTCGGCGTCCACCGCGGGATCCTCGATGCCGGCGGCCGCGAGCGCCCGGCCCACCCGCATGCGGAGGGCGTCCACCGTGGCGGGGACGCCCTCCCCGTCAGCCACGGGCGAGCGGGACGCGCGAGGGCGTCACGCGTCCGTCCCGAGCGCGTCGAGACGCGCCTCCTCGTCGGCCTGGATGCACGACTCCACGACCGGATCGAGGGCGCCGTCCATCACGGCGTCGAGGTTGTACGCCTTGTATCCCGTGCGATGGTCCGCGATGCGGTTCTCCAGGAAGTTGTACGTGCGGATGCGCTCGGACCGGTCCATCGTGCGGATCTGGCTGCGGCGCACGGCCGAGGCCTCCGCGTCGATCTCCTCCTGCTGCTTCGCGAGCACGCGGGCGCGCAGCACGCGCATCCCGGCCTCGCGGTTCTGCAGCTGGCTCTTCTCGTTCTGCATCGCGACCACGATGCCCGTGGGCAGATGGGTGATGCGGACGGCGGAGTCGGTCGTGTTGACCGACTGGCCGCCGGGGCCGGACGAGCGGTACACGTCGATCTTCAGGTCGTTGGGGTCGATCGCGACCTCCTCGACCTCCTCGACCTCGGGGATCACGAGCACGCCCGCGGCCGAGGTGTGGATGCGCCCCTGCGACTCGGTGGCCGGCACGCGCTGCACGCGGTGCACGCCGCCCTCGTACTTGAGGTGCGCCCACACGCCGAGCGCGGGGTCGTCGGACGTGCCCTTGATGGCGACCTGGACGTCCTTGTAGCCGCCCAGGTCGCTCTGGGTCTGGCTGAGGACCTCGGTCTTCCAGCGACGCGACTCGGCGTAGTGCAGGTACATCCGGAGCAGGTCGGCGGCGAACAGCGCGCTCTCGGCGCCGCCCTCCCCCATCTTGATCTCCATGATGACGTCGCGCGCGTCGTCGGGGTCGCGCGGGATCAGGAGCCGCCGGAGCTTCTCCTGCGCCACATCGAGCGCCTGCTCGAGGCCGGGGATCTCGTCGGCGAACGCCGGGTCCTCCTCGGCCAGCTCGCGCGCGGCGGCGAGGTCGTCGCCGAGCTGGGTCCACTCCGCGTGCGCGGCGACGATCCGGCTCAGCTCCGCGTAGCGGCGGTTGACCTTGCGCGAGCGCGACGCGTCGGCGTGCAGCTCGGGGTCGCCGAGCTGCTGCTGGAGCTCCTCGTGCTCCTCCAGCAGCTGGACGACGGACTCGAACACTTCGGTCAGCCCTTCTCGTGCGCG from Clavibacter michiganensis subsp. insidiosus harbors:
- a CDS encoding MraY family glycosyltransferase, with protein sequence MTYYAAMAVVSAVITLVLSMVVMKLGYRYRLYPAIRARDVHTRPTPRLGGVAMFAGILVAFAVASQVSWFSLVFDRPGPVFAILGAALMIVVIGVLDDIYDLDWMIKLAGQILAAGLLAWQGVAISSLPIGGLTVGSSQMSIMLTIFAIVLVMNAVNFIDGLDGLVAGVAIIANGAFFLYSFLLSDTATGQTERFNLASLISAILIGACLGFLPFNWHPAKLFMGDAGALLVGLLMATSAIAVTGEIDPNPETFGRSQLLPAFLPILLPFAILIVPLLDFALAVFRRLKAGKSPFSADRKHLHHRLLDMGHSRLHATLIFYAWTGVVSVGCLLMFVVQPYAWGVAFIAVGMVACAVVTLAPLSRRKRLEAAAQLVPADAESEDAAAYDPLDEAAVDRPLARLTESELEAVEREHAELATGSIATRPTDAPHPGTTKETT
- a CDS encoding L-threonylcarbamoyladenylate synthase — protein: MARIYDCSVDTDLLTGMRLARQAVGRGEVVVIPTDTVYGIAADAFNPDAVQRLLDAKGRGRDAPPPVLIPGQSTLDALADFVPDVVRRLVDEFWPGGLTVILVAQPSLVWDLGETRGTVALRMPANSYALELLAETGPLAVSSANKTGRPAAATAQEAVDQLGESVDVFLDGGAAGGAASTIVDASRVTQAGGRVRIVREGAVTRAQIQQLIGDELEPVVAAPAEPEEQPVPDEPEAPRGTASGAERVDGSADPAAATPSAATPAAATPAADATAPEPTTDAGPTYPEFVEPADPAPADPAATEPPADPPAHPR
- a CDS encoding HAD-IA family hydrolase, whose protein sequence is MTSAPSSPAPDALLFVFDMDDVLYDHDWRGPADRITAATGHDLPELRRRWYNDEGEWAAEAGRFDADSYLPAFCAAVGVAMDEDEWVRRRRASMVVRPSALEAVARAREAGRITLLTNNNALAARHLPELAPELVPLFGVEHLRTSSGYGARKPDPAVFRGVLAAYGHPAERTFFADDRADNVASARSLGITGHHVRGDGDLLPAVEAFIRAQAQAG
- the prmC gene encoding peptide chain release factor N(5)-glutamine methyltransferase; protein product: MADGEGVPATVDALRMRVGRALAAAGIEDPAVDAELLVGHVLGLSRGQVQSRAITRAAVDAGDAARVLELTARRARREPLQHITGVAHFRSLELLVGPGVFVPRPETEHVAQLAIDALSAAPGDAPVAVDLGTGSGALALALATEVPHARVHAIEVSPDAHAWTARNVERLAPRVHLVLGDLADAFPELDGTVSVVVSNPPYIPVDAVPRDPEVRLHDPALALYGGADGLDVVRLVSTTARRLLHAGGALVIEHGEMQGDAIRALLDADGWRATVTHQDLTRRDRATTALC
- the prfA gene encoding peptide chain release factor 1, with amino-acid sequence MFESVVQLLEEHEELQQQLGDPELHADASRSRKVNRRYAELSRIVAAHAEWTQLGDDLAAARELAEEDPAFADEIPGLEQALDVAQEKLRRLLIPRDPDDARDVIMEIKMGEGGAESALFAADLLRMYLHYAESRRWKTEVLSQTQSDLGGYKDVQVAIKGTSDDPALGVWAHLKYEGGVHRVQRVPATESQGRIHTSAAGVLVIPEVEEVEEVAIDPNDLKIDVYRSSGPGGQSVNTTDSAVRITHLPTGIVVAMQNEKSQLQNREAGMRVLRARVLAKQQEEIDAEASAVRRSQIRTMDRSERIRTYNFLENRIADHRTGYKAYNLDAVMDGALDPVVESCIQADEEARLDALGTDA